From the Gallaecimonas kandeliae genome, one window contains:
- a CDS encoding murein hydrolase activator EnvC family protein, translating to MRLKVRHLLTLAALMAASCCWAAGDKDKLKAVDSQINQARAALAKQKAERDRLQGALKAIDLEVGKLSRDLSDLQGQQADQQQRRQALQQKLDQLQERSKAQQALLVKQLRAAYATGQDDYLKMLLNLQSLADMERMMGYYQYLNGARLDELKQIKATRSELESTKADLDQSLAKLDALGQQIQERQASLGSQQAKQKATVDKLNQQIRSQSSQLEQMLANRDALDKLVKEAERQAKIQAGQQSLKGREGQLAWPVKGSVQALFGKRRAAGIDWKGVIINAPGGSKVRALAGGTVVYADWVRGFGLLMVVQHKDGYMSLYGQNQALLKGVGDPVAAGEPIALVGNSGGQNEPGLYFEIRHEGQAVNPARWCR from the coding sequence ATGAGGTTGAAGGTCCGGCATCTGCTGACCCTGGCGGCCCTGATGGCCGCCAGCTGCTGCTGGGCCGCCGGCGACAAGGACAAACTCAAGGCCGTCGACAGCCAGATCAACCAGGCCCGTGCGGCGCTGGCCAAACAGAAGGCCGAGCGCGACCGGCTCCAGGGCGCCCTCAAGGCCATCGACCTGGAGGTGGGCAAGCTCAGCCGCGATCTCAGCGACCTGCAAGGCCAGCAGGCCGACCAGCAGCAGCGCCGCCAGGCCCTGCAGCAGAAGCTGGACCAGCTCCAGGAGCGCTCCAAGGCCCAGCAGGCGCTGCTGGTCAAGCAGCTGCGGGCCGCCTATGCCACGGGCCAGGACGACTACCTCAAGATGTTGCTCAACCTCCAGTCCCTGGCGGACATGGAGCGGATGATGGGCTACTACCAATACCTCAATGGCGCCCGCCTGGACGAACTCAAGCAGATCAAGGCTACCCGCAGCGAGCTGGAGAGCACCAAGGCCGACCTGGACCAGTCCCTGGCCAAACTCGACGCCCTGGGCCAGCAGATCCAGGAGCGCCAAGCCAGCCTCGGCAGCCAGCAGGCCAAACAGAAGGCCACAGTCGACAAGCTCAACCAGCAGATCCGCAGCCAATCCAGCCAGTTGGAGCAGATGCTGGCCAACCGTGACGCCCTCGACAAGCTGGTCAAGGAAGCGGAGCGCCAGGCCAAGATCCAGGCCGGCCAGCAGAGCCTCAAGGGCCGTGAAGGCCAGCTGGCCTGGCCGGTCAAGGGCAGCGTCCAGGCCCTGTTCGGCAAGCGCCGCGCCGCCGGTATCGACTGGAAAGGGGTCATCATCAACGCCCCCGGGGGCAGCAAGGTCAGGGCCCTGGCCGGCGGCACCGTCGTCTACGCCGACTGGGTGCGGGGCTTCGGCCTCTTGATGGTGGTGCAGCACAAGGACGGTTACATGAGCCTCTACGGCCAGAACCAGGCCCTGCTCAAGGGGGTCGGCGACCCAGTGGCGGCCGGCGAACCCATAGCCCTGGTGGGCAACTCCGGGGGCCAGAACGAGCCTGGGCTATATTTCGAAATACGCCATGAAGGCCAGGCTGTAAATCCGGCGCGTTGGTGCCGCTAA
- the gpmM gene encoding 2,3-bisphosphoglycerate-independent phosphoglycerate mutase, which yields MAKKPLVLIILDGWGYREDPDNNAILAANTPNMDRLWAEKPHSLISGSGLDVGLPAGQMGNSEVGHVNLGAGRVVYQELTRIGKAIDDGDFFENPALCGAVDKAVAAGKAVHIMGLMSPGGVHSHEDHILAMMELAARRGAEHIYLHAFLDGRDTPPRSAKASLEKADAKFAALGKGRIASLVGRYYAMDRDNRWDRVQAAYDLLTQGKANFAAASAVAGLEAAYERGENDEFVKTTAIGQPVAMADGDAVIFMNFRADRARQLSRAFVDDGFTGFERAKRPALSDFVMLTQYAADIATSCAYPPESLTNTLGEWLAKHDKTQLRISETEKYAHVTFFFNGGVEQTFPGEDRILVPSPQVATYDLQPEMNSTELTDKLVGAIESGDYDVIVCNYPNGDMVGHTGVFEAAVKAVEAVDHCIGRVTQALAKVGGECLITADHGNAEQMVDHDSGQPHTAHTSDPVPLIYFGRPAKAVEGGVLSDLAPTMLTLMGMPIPAEMTGKPLFITE from the coding sequence ATGGCTAAGAAACCGCTTGTTCTGATCATTCTGGATGGTTGGGGTTACCGCGAAGATCCGGATAACAACGCCATACTGGCGGCCAACACCCCCAACATGGACAGGCTCTGGGCCGAAAAACCCCATTCGCTGATCTCCGGCTCCGGCCTGGACGTGGGCCTGCCCGCCGGCCAGATGGGCAACTCCGAAGTGGGCCACGTCAACCTGGGCGCCGGCCGCGTCGTCTACCAGGAGCTGACCCGCATCGGCAAAGCCATAGACGACGGCGACTTCTTCGAGAACCCGGCCCTTTGCGGCGCCGTGGACAAGGCGGTGGCGGCCGGCAAGGCCGTGCATATCATGGGCCTGATGTCCCCCGGCGGCGTCCACAGCCACGAAGACCATATCCTGGCCATGATGGAGCTGGCGGCCCGCCGCGGCGCCGAGCACATCTACCTGCACGCCTTCCTGGACGGCCGCGACACCCCGCCGCGCAGCGCCAAGGCGTCCCTGGAAAAGGCCGACGCCAAGTTTGCCGCCCTGGGCAAGGGCCGCATCGCCAGCCTGGTGGGCCGCTACTACGCCATGGACCGTGACAACCGCTGGGACCGCGTCCAGGCCGCCTATGATCTCCTGACTCAAGGCAAGGCAAACTTTGCCGCCGCCAGCGCCGTGGCCGGCCTTGAGGCCGCCTATGAGCGCGGCGAGAACGACGAGTTCGTCAAGACCACCGCCATAGGCCAGCCCGTGGCCATGGCAGACGGCGACGCCGTCATCTTCATGAACTTCCGCGCCGACCGCGCCCGCCAGCTGAGCCGTGCCTTCGTGGACGACGGCTTCACCGGCTTCGAGCGCGCCAAGCGCCCGGCCTTATCCGATTTCGTGATGCTGACCCAGTACGCCGCCGACATCGCAACCAGCTGCGCCTACCCGCCCGAGTCCCTCACCAACACCCTCGGCGAGTGGCTGGCCAAGCACGACAAGACCCAGCTGCGCATCTCCGAGACCGAGAAGTACGCCCACGTCACCTTCTTCTTCAACGGCGGCGTCGAGCAGACCTTCCCCGGTGAGGACCGCATCCTGGTGCCCTCGCCCCAGGTGGCCACCTACGACCTGCAGCCCGAGATGAACTCCACCGAGTTGACCGACAAGCTGGTGGGCGCCATCGAGTCCGGCGACTATGACGTCATCGTCTGCAACTACCCCAACGGCGACATGGTCGGCCACACCGGCGTTTTCGAGGCCGCCGTCAAGGCCGTCGAGGCGGTGGACCACTGCATTGGCCGGGTCACCCAGGCCCTGGCCAAGGTGGGCGGTGAGTGCCTGATCACGGCCGACCACGGCAATGCCGAGCAGATGGTCGACCACGACTCTGGCCAGCCCCACACGGCCCACACTTCGGATCCTGTGCCCCTCATCTACTTCGGCCGTCCGGCCAAGGCGGTGGAAGGCGGGGTGCTGTCCGACCTGGCTCCCACCATGCTGACCCTGATGGGGATGCCCATCCCCGCCGAAATGACCGGCAAGCCGCTGTTCATCACTGAATGA
- a CDS encoding rhodanese-like domain-containing protein, whose translation MNLSELTTFVSNHLMLSALWVVVFAALLMSLVQGALSKVKKIKPQQAVFLINQDSTLVLDIRAQADFKKGHIAGAMNVAKDELLKGETSRLEKHKDAPIILVCDMGHSAQAVANQLSKAGFTSLFVLSGGIQGWRDAGMPVKG comes from the coding sequence ATGAACCTGTCAGAATTGACGACCTTCGTTTCCAACCACCTGATGCTGTCTGCCCTCTGGGTGGTGGTCTTCGCGGCGCTGCTGATGTCCCTGGTGCAGGGCGCCCTCTCCAAGGTCAAGAAAATCAAGCCACAACAGGCGGTGTTCCTGATCAACCAGGACAGCACCCTGGTGCTGGATATCCGCGCCCAGGCCGACTTCAAGAAGGGCCATATCGCCGGCGCCATGAACGTCGCCAAGGACGAATTGTTAAAAGGTGAAACATCTCGCCTTGAAAAGCACAAAGACGCCCCCATTATCCTGGTATGCGACATGGGACACAGCGCCCAGGCCGTTGCAAATCAGCTCAGCAAGGCCGGCTTCACGTCGTTGTTTGTACTGAGTGGCGGCATTCAGGGCTGGCGAGATGCCGGCATGCCCGTAAAAGGTTAA
- the grxC gene encoding glutaredoxin 3 — MADIVIYTKTGCPYCVRAKALLNEKGQLFKEVCNDKDAERRQHMLDLTGGQSYTVPQIFIDGQLIGGCTDLQALDASGQLDALLGAAADAR; from the coding sequence ATGGCCGACATCGTTATTTACACCAAAACCGGTTGCCCCTACTGTGTACGGGCCAAAGCCTTGCTGAACGAGAAAGGGCAGCTGTTCAAAGAAGTCTGCAACGACAAGGACGCCGAGCGTCGCCAGCACATGCTGGACCTGACCGGCGGCCAGAGCTACACGGTCCCGCAGATCTTCATCGACGGCCAACTGATCGGTGGTTGCACCGACCTCCAGGCCCTGGATGCCTCCGGCCAATTGGACGCCCTGCTGGGTGCCGCCGCCGACGCAAGATAA
- the secB gene encoding protein-export chaperone SecB, with translation MSEELNNAQQAPEFQIQRIYTKDISFETPNSPAVFQKEWKPEVKLDLDTRSNKLADDVFEVVLALTVTTSIEGETAFLCEVQQAGIFTIANMAEAQLAHTLGSFAPNILFPYAREAVSNLVNRGTFPPLNLAPVNFDALFAQYVQQRAAQAQQAEGASEEAQA, from the coding sequence ATGTCTGAAGAACTGAACAACGCCCAACAGGCCCCCGAATTCCAGATCCAGCGTATCTACACCAAGGACATCTCCTTCGAGACCCCCAACTCCCCCGCCGTTTTCCAGAAAGAGTGGAAGCCGGAAGTGAAGCTGGACCTCGACACCCGCTCCAACAAGCTGGCCGACGATGTCTTTGAAGTGGTTCTGGCCCTGACCGTCACCACCAGCATCGAAGGCGAAACCGCCTTCCTGTGCGAAGTGCAGCAAGCCGGTATCTTCACCATCGCCAACATGGCCGAAGCCCAGCTGGCCCACACCCTGGGTTCCTTCGCTCCCAACATCCTGTTCCCCTATGCCCGTGAAGCCGTATCCAACCTGGTCAACCGCGGTACCTTCCCGCCGCTGAACCTGGCTCCGGTCAACTTCGACGCCCTGTTCGCCCAGTACGTGCAGCAGCGCGCCGCCCAGGCCCAACAGGCCGAGGGTGCCTCCGAGGAGGCCCAGGCCTAA
- the gpsA gene encoding NAD(P)H-dependent glycerol-3-phosphate dehydrogenase, translated as MTAAQPAICVLGAGSYGTALAISLARNGNRILLWGHNSAHLADLASERQNRRYLPGIPFPDSLEMEPDLAKAVSSCRDILVVVPSHAFDDVLTQMKPYLRSDARVAWATKGLEPDTGRLLQDAAREVLGDSIPLAVISGPTFAKELAAGLPTAISISSTDEDFMHRLADLLHCEKRLRTYANPDFIGVQLGGAVKNVIAIGAGMADGLGFGANARTALITRGLVELSRLGAALGADPATFMGMSGLGDLVLTCTDNQSRNRRFGLALGQGKSAEQAMAEIGQVVEGYRNAKEVYELSRRLGVEMPITEQIYAVLYEGRDPKEASANLLSRERKSESLK; from the coding sequence ATGACAGCCGCACAACCGGCCATTTGCGTATTGGGGGCGGGGTCTTATGGCACCGCCCTCGCCATTTCTCTGGCACGCAATGGCAACCGTATTCTGCTGTGGGGGCATAACAGCGCCCACCTGGCGGATCTTGCCAGTGAAAGGCAGAACCGCCGTTACCTGCCCGGCATCCCCTTCCCGGACAGCCTGGAAATGGAGCCGGATCTGGCCAAGGCCGTATCCAGCTGCCGCGACATCTTGGTGGTGGTCCCCTCTCACGCCTTCGACGACGTGCTGACCCAGATGAAACCCTACCTGCGCAGCGATGCCAGGGTGGCCTGGGCCACCAAGGGCCTGGAGCCCGACACGGGCCGGCTGCTGCAGGACGCGGCCCGCGAAGTGCTGGGAGATAGCATCCCCCTGGCCGTGATCTCCGGCCCCACCTTCGCCAAGGAGCTGGCCGCAGGCCTGCCCACGGCCATCTCCATCTCCAGCACGGATGAAGACTTCATGCACCGGCTGGCCGATCTGCTGCACTGCGAAAAGCGGCTGCGCACCTACGCCAACCCGGACTTCATCGGCGTGCAGCTGGGTGGCGCGGTCAAGAACGTCATCGCCATCGGCGCCGGCATGGCCGACGGCCTGGGTTTCGGCGCCAATGCCCGCACCGCCCTCATCACCCGTGGCCTGGTGGAACTGTCCCGCCTGGGCGCCGCCCTGGGGGCCGATCCGGCCACCTTCATGGGCATGTCGGGCCTGGGCGACCTGGTGCTGACCTGCACCGACAACCAGTCCCGCAACCGCCGCTTCGGCCTGGCCCTGGGCCAGGGCAAGAGCGCCGAGCAGGCCATGGCCGAGATAGGCCAGGTGGTGGAAGGCTACCGCAACGCCAAGGAAGTCTATGAGCTGTCCCGGCGCCTGGGAGTGGAGATGCCCATCACCGAGCAGATCTACGCCGTGCTCTATGAAGGGCGCGACCCCAAGGAAGCCTCTGCCAACCTGCTTTCAAGGGAACGCAAATCCGAATCCCTTAAGTAA
- the trmL gene encoding tRNA (uridine(34)/cytosine(34)/5-carboxymethylaminomethyluridine(34)-2'-O)-methyltransferase TrmL, translating to MLNIVLFQPEIPPNTGNIIRLCANNGCKLHLVKPLGFVWDDKRLRRAGLDYDEFAEVAQHDSLAACLASLGNPRVFACTTKGSRPHSEPSYQEGDVLLFGPETRGLPMDVIDSLPPEQRIRIPMQAQSRSLNLSNAVAIISYEALRQLGYPGLG from the coding sequence ATGCTCAACATCGTTTTGTTCCAACCGGAGATCCCCCCCAACACCGGCAACATCATCCGCCTCTGCGCCAACAACGGCTGCAAGCTGCACCTGGTCAAGCCTCTGGGATTCGTCTGGGACGACAAGCGCCTGCGCCGGGCTGGCCTGGACTATGACGAGTTCGCCGAAGTCGCCCAGCACGACAGCCTGGCCGCCTGCCTGGCGAGCCTCGGCAATCCCAGGGTCTTTGCCTGCACCACCAAGGGCAGCAGGCCCCACTCCGAGCCCAGTTACCAGGAAGGGGACGTGCTGCTGTTCGGCCCCGAGACCCGTGGCCTGCCCATGGACGTCATCGACAGCCTGCCGCCGGAGCAGCGCATCCGCATCCCCATGCAGGCGCAATCACGCAGCCTCAACCTCTCCAACGCCGTGGCCATCATCAGCTACGAAGCATTGCGCCAGCTGGGTTACCCGGGGTTGGGGTGA
- a CDS encoding Spy/CpxP family protein refolding chaperone: MKSLFTALALAGTLTLSAGALAHEHDRGPRMEGPMPAQMLLRPHFADKLGLSQAQKDQIQALLDAQKGKRPSRDQMKAKRDEMKALIEAPAFDETKARAMIAEHADMELAHMKLAHDVMQVLTAEQKDKLAEMRKERSRHDRDE, translated from the coding sequence ATGAAAAGCCTTTTCACCGCCCTGGCCCTGGCCGGCACCCTGACCCTGTCCGCCGGCGCCCTGGCCCATGAACACGACCGAGGCCCACGCATGGAAGGCCCCATGCCGGCGCAGATGCTGCTCCGCCCCCACTTCGCCGATAAGCTGGGCTTGAGCCAGGCCCAGAAGGACCAGATCCAGGCCCTACTGGACGCCCAGAAGGGCAAGCGCCCCAGCCGCGACCAGATGAAGGCCAAGCGGGACGAGATGAAGGCGCTGATCGAGGCTCCGGCCTTCGATGAAACCAAGGCCCGCGCCATGATCGCCGAGCACGCCGACATGGAACTGGCCCACATGAAGCTGGCCCACGACGTTATGCAGGTGCTAACAGCGGAGCAGAAGGATAAACTGGCCGAAATGCGTAAAGAGCGTTCCCGCCACGACCGAGATGAATGA
- a CDS encoding cation diffusion facilitator family transporter has protein sequence MNDQYKRLVKKATLASTFVATLLIISKLLAWILTGSASMLASLTDSLMDVSASLINLLAAHYATQPADNEHRFGHGKAESLAGIAQAGFIAGSAVLLIFNAADRLINPKTLAQTDVGITVTLLALVLTVMLISYQAYVVKKTGSQVVKADALHYRSDVLLNLGVLAALGASAYGYQWADGALALVIGVYILVSAAGIAIESGNTLLDRELPEEEKEDILRIVREHPMVHGAHEIRTRQAGPTKFIQMHLELPDELSLMEAHRVADEVEKSLERAYPGADVIIHQDPLSMAPGKRRRRHSGS, from the coding sequence ATGAATGATCAATACAAGCGCCTGGTAAAGAAGGCGACACTGGCTTCCACCTTTGTCGCCACCCTCCTCATCATCAGCAAGCTGCTGGCCTGGATCCTCACGGGTTCGGCCAGCATGCTGGCTTCCCTCACCGACTCCCTGATGGACGTGTCCGCGTCCCTCATCAACCTGCTGGCGGCCCACTACGCCACCCAGCCGGCGGATAACGAACACCGCTTCGGCCACGGCAAGGCCGAGTCCCTGGCCGGCATAGCCCAGGCCGGCTTCATCGCCGGCTCGGCGGTGCTGCTGATCTTCAACGCCGCCGACCGCCTGATCAATCCCAAGACCCTGGCCCAGACCGATGTGGGTATCACCGTCACCCTGCTGGCCCTGGTGCTGACGGTGATGCTGATCAGCTACCAGGCCTACGTGGTGAAGAAGACCGGCTCCCAGGTGGTCAAGGCCGATGCCCTGCACTACCGCTCCGACGTGCTGCTGAACCTCGGGGTATTGGCGGCCCTGGGCGCCTCCGCCTACGGCTATCAATGGGCCGATGGCGCCCTGGCCCTGGTGATCGGCGTCTACATACTGGTGTCGGCGGCGGGCATCGCCATAGAGTCAGGCAACACATTGCTGGACAGGGAACTACCGGAAGAAGAGAAGGAAGACATACTGCGCATAGTCCGTGAGCACCCCATGGTGCATGGCGCCCACGAGATCCGCACCCGCCAGGCCGGCCCCACCAAGTTCATCCAGATGCACCTGGAGTTGCCCGACGAGCTGTCACTGATGGAGGCCCACAGGGTGGCCGACGAAGTGGAGAAATCATTGGAGCGGGCCTATCCAGGGGCGGACGTCATCATCCACCAGGACCCCCTGTCCATGGCGCCCGGCAAGAGGCGCCGCCGTCACTCGGGCAGCTGA
- a CDS encoding ATP-binding protein: MRLPGLGWLTGFAGRLFLWFWLVLTLMLLANVQLSHQLRDREELRPPEPPEMAELAQVRDRLDRFADRPLLALKRTEISRFLMLFDPQSLQPLERRHRPGHWRIPELVASDHIQVLEQGPLRAIGPFEIATRDGPVLAIWMMPPRPMGPWERFWQGPSWIRFATSLLLVLGLSLGLAAWLAKPVRQLSIAARRLGDGDLKTRVKPGSGELGQLGRDFNAMADKLEALLASQKRLLADVSHELRSPLTRLKLASALMAEQQGEHKYLERIEKECDTLEHLIDQVLTLSRLEATLYQEPPEEGDIAEQVASSVQDWRFQAPDKDITLAAPDSAEALFRPRLLQRVLDNLLSNACRYGSHIAVSLARKDKGWLLRVEDDGPGVPEEMMDKLFEPFYRGDPARGHQGKTGLGLAIALAAARAQGGDLKVGRSSLGGLRFELQLPE, encoded by the coding sequence ATGAGGCTGCCCGGCCTCGGTTGGCTGACCGGTTTCGCCGGCCGCCTCTTCCTCTGGTTCTGGCTGGTGCTGACCCTGATGCTGCTGGCCAACGTCCAGCTGAGCCACCAGCTGCGCGACCGCGAGGAGCTGCGTCCCCCCGAACCCCCGGAAATGGCCGAGCTGGCCCAGGTGCGCGACCGTCTCGACCGCTTCGCCGACAGGCCCCTGCTGGCCCTGAAGCGGACCGAGATCAGCCGTTTCCTGATGTTGTTCGACCCGCAAAGCCTGCAGCCCCTGGAGCGCCGCCACAGGCCAGGGCATTGGCGGATCCCCGAACTGGTGGCCTCGGACCATATCCAGGTCTTGGAGCAGGGCCCTCTGCGTGCCATAGGCCCCTTCGAGATAGCGACCCGGGACGGCCCAGTGCTGGCTATCTGGATGATGCCGCCCAGGCCCATGGGCCCCTGGGAGCGCTTCTGGCAGGGACCCTCCTGGATCCGTTTCGCTACTTCCCTGCTGCTGGTGCTGGGCTTGAGCCTGGGGCTGGCGGCCTGGCTGGCCAAGCCGGTCAGGCAGCTGTCCATTGCCGCCAGGCGCCTGGGGGACGGCGACCTCAAGACCAGGGTCAAGCCCGGCAGCGGCGAGCTGGGCCAGCTGGGCCGCGATTTCAACGCCATGGCCGACAAGCTGGAGGCCTTGTTGGCTTCCCAGAAGCGGCTGCTGGCGGACGTGTCCCACGAACTGCGCTCACCCCTGACCCGGCTCAAGCTGGCGTCGGCGCTGATGGCCGAGCAGCAGGGGGAGCACAAGTACCTGGAGCGCATCGAGAAGGAGTGCGACACCCTGGAGCACCTCATCGATCAGGTGCTGACCCTCTCAAGGCTGGAGGCCACCCTCTACCAGGAGCCGCCGGAAGAAGGGGACATTGCCGAGCAGGTGGCGTCCAGCGTCCAGGACTGGCGCTTCCAGGCCCCTGACAAGGACATCACCCTGGCGGCGCCGGACAGCGCCGAGGCCCTGTTCAGGCCGCGCCTGCTGCAGCGGGTGCTGGACAACCTGCTGTCCAACGCCTGCCGTTACGGCAGCCATATAGCGGTGAGCCTGGCTCGGAAGGACAAGGGCTGGCTGCTGCGGGTGGAGGACGACGGCCCTGGCGTGCCAGAGGAGATGATGGACAAACTGTTCGAGCCCTTCTACCGGGGCGACCCGGCCAGGGGCCACCAGGGCAAGACGGGGCTGGGGCTGGCCATAGCCCTGGCGGCGGCCAGGGCCCAGGGCGGCGACCTCAAGGTGGGGCGTTCAAGCCTGGGAGGCCTGCGTTTCGAGCTTCAGCTGCCCGAGTGA
- a CDS encoding response regulator, with the protein MTKILIIDDDTSLCELLGDYLKGNGFDVALAHDGPSGLAQALGGSPDLVLLDVMLPGLDGFGVLKGIRQKSQVPVLMLTARGDEVDRVLGLELGADDYVAKPFSHRELVARIQAILRRLNPVTQAVGALDLQPERLEVRYHGALLDLTAAEFRVLAVLFERSGEVVSKEDICQQAFGRRLQPFDRHIDIHVSHIRKKMADVSPDPVIRTLRGVGYQLITESP; encoded by the coding sequence ATGACCAAGATCCTCATCATCGACGACGACACCAGCCTCTGCGAGCTGCTGGGCGACTACCTCAAGGGCAACGGCTTCGACGTGGCCCTGGCCCACGACGGCCCCAGCGGCCTGGCCCAGGCCCTGGGCGGCAGCCCCGATCTGGTGCTGCTGGACGTGATGCTGCCGGGGCTGGACGGCTTCGGGGTGCTCAAGGGCATCCGCCAGAAGAGCCAGGTGCCGGTGCTGATGCTGACCGCCCGCGGCGACGAGGTGGACAGGGTACTGGGCCTGGAGCTGGGGGCCGACGATTACGTGGCCAAGCCCTTTTCCCACCGCGAACTGGTGGCCCGCATCCAGGCCATATTGCGGCGCCTCAACCCCGTTACCCAGGCGGTGGGGGCCCTGGACCTGCAGCCGGAACGGCTGGAGGTGCGCTACCACGGCGCACTGCTGGATCTCACCGCCGCCGAGTTCCGGGTGCTGGCCGTGCTCTTCGAGCGCAGCGGCGAGGTGGTCAGTAAGGAAGACATCTGCCAGCAGGCCTTCGGCCGCCGGTTGCAGCCCTTCGACCGCCATATCGACATCCACGTATCCCATATCCGCAAGAAGATGGCCGACGTCAGCCCAGACCCGGTGATCCGCACCCTGCGCGGCGTCGGTTACCAGCTGATCACGGAGTCCCCATGA